CAGCAAGTACAAAGGCAAGTACCGCGCAGTAGGCACCTTCATTACCAGGCAACCTCAACTGTTGATTTTGGATCCAGCTTTGGCCCATGAGATCCTGGTGGATAAGTTCAGCCACTTCCGGGACACGATTACCAGCAGTTTCGTGGGCCACAATCCGGATGACAAGTACGTGAGAAGATCCCCGTTCTTCACCACTGGCGAGGAGTGGAAGCGGCTGCGCACCGAAAATGGGGCAGGACTAACGCCCAACCGACTGAGGATGGCCTACAAAATTTGGGAGCAGAGTGGTCGTAGGCTAGTCGAATACATTGAACGGGCTAGGCAGGAGAAGGGCGACGTTATCGAGACCAGAGATGTGAGtacaaaataatcaaaaaaaaaataaagacaaggttttttattattagctGGCCTATCGCTTCACGGCCACTACCATGGCCGACTTCATCTGGGGCATTGACGCCAACTCACTAAGTGGAAAAGTCGGAGAGGAGGCAGTGTTTCAGAAAACCTCCACAGACTGGACAGCGAGTGCTTTCAGCTCTATAATGAAGTTCAACAAGTCCCTGGTGGCACCGTTCCTGCGCAATTTTTTAGGAATGCGATTCTTTCTCAAGACTACGGATGAGTTCTTCCTACAGCTGACCCAGGACGCAGTGAAGCTGCGGCAAAGTGGCAGCGGCGAAGGCCGCTCGGATTACCTGTCCCACTTGATTCAGTTACAGCAACGCGGCAATACCATCCACGACTCTGTGGGCCATGCTCTCACGGTCCACCTGGACGGATACGAAACATCCGGAGCAGTGCTCTATCACATGTTATATTCGGTCAGTTAATTTCATTATATGCGGATCAGTGTAACCATTAATAGCGTATTGCTCTTATCAGCTCAGCGAGAACATTGAAGAGCAGGAAAAGCTGCGCTCGGAAATTTTAGAAGCCCTGGCCCTCAATGAGAGTATCAGCTACGAGCAGATTAATTCTCTGCCCTATCTGGACCAGTGCTTCAATGGTAAATGGCTCGAATTAGGAAACCCGGACTGGATTCGGAATATTTGAGAAACTTCTTTTATTTCAGAGTCTCTGCGCCTTGTCACACCTATCGGCTTCTTCATGCGAATCTGCACCAAGGACGTTCAGATAGATTTGGGAAACGGGAACTCCATCAACTTGGAGCCTGGCATCAGCGTAATGGTGCCCGCTTATCAGTACCATCACGATGATGCCTTCTACCCGGCAGCAAGCGAGTTCCGCCCCGAGAGGTTTGCGGATGGGGCCGCAAGTGTTTTCAATAAGCGTGGAATGTTCTTGCCCTTTGGCGATGGTCCTCGTATTTGCTTGGGTatgtttcttttaattattacaTCAATAAATTGTGTAGGCCACTAACAATATAAAATCCTAGGTATGCGTGTTGGACAACTcactgttaaaaccgccataCTAAACATAATCTCAAACTACCTGGTGGAGCAGACGAAAAAGGTGCCCCTGGGCGCGGATACGGGAATGGGAATATTCCTCAATGGCGACGTAGAGTTGAAATATACGAAActgggaaattaaatttcgTCTCATATTTTCGGGAGTCCTGTAGATATTGCTTTTGGAGGCAGGATGCTTTGGggttttcactttttatatatgtatgtatgtattttagCGCAACTGTAATTTGTATTTGAgctcgtatgtttgtatgtatatttgtaCTCGTGTTGGCGAGTGCTTGGTGTTGCAAAAGCTCTGGACTTTTGGTGCAGCAGCGGCGAAATTTAATTTAGCGCAAACCGACCGCAGACCATCTGACACTCCCGCTTTCATCCGCCTACTTTTTGTTTCTATTCTTGGACTTATACACTAAAAAATGTTGTAataatgtataatatttataacatCCCTTAAATCTAACTTAAATTGCAAAAGTCTCAGAAACATACATATGTTGTTTAAGAACTCGTAGGAGTCcaagtatttaaataaataatgtgtATTTTATAATGGTCTACTGTATCACATTTTTAGGTTCATCGCTGATTCTTTAGAGTATGCACTTTCATATTGAGCGACCGCATGCAGCGGACGAAGGACGAACGATAAAAGACAACACCGATCCCGAGCCACAATGCCACCGCGTGTGCATGAGTATTGTGTTACAGGCACTGGCCcagcttttcatttttttcaccGTTAtttacattgtttttttttcctgcagctttttgttttgcaacaagccacaaaatttcatttgaGCTTGCAATATGgcgcatttaaatttttcttccGCCCCGCCAGCGCCGCCTTGCTGCAAATGCATAAAGTTTGCTTGTCGAAgggaaaaatatgtatttcccTGGGGATATGAAATTCGATGTTGCCCTCAATGGCGGCTCTGAACGTTTTATGTATTGGTCTAACCGAATTGCGAGCCAAAAATTAGAGCTGCTTACTGCCACCGCAAATATTTGGattcaatttgaattttgataCATTTGTCTGTGGCTTGGGAGCCAGGATCAAACAGTCGTAAAAAGTTAATGACTGGTGTAGGTAACGAAAAAGTAGAAATAAATAAGGGTGGCCTGGGGTGCGGAAAATACCTGGACGGATTTTCATTTCCCtttacacttgaaaaaatctaaacaatatGGGTTGGCTTTATATTAATAGCATatagtatgtatataaaaaaaatattatataataataatgtacgtcaaattagcgtcgctcagttaaggggcccatccacaggcgagcatgttcgtcGAACATGCTACTTGAATGTTCGCCtacttgaatttcattttcccACTAACTAGAGCGAACATTCGTGCGAACATcatttttcgataaattttgaaactatCAACATGTCATTATTACGCAATTGcttgtttttatatgcatCACTTTTGGCGTGCAATAGCGCAGGCTCATTTTTTAGGCTATCAATAAAATCTAGCAGGAAAGTTTTGTTCATTTTGCGCTACCAAAACGTTTTTCCAACTGACGTTCGTGCCAACATTGCCATCCATTTACGAACATGTTGTTGCCAACATTGTCAAAATAGAACGATTTCAATTCCATTCGAACATTTTGAcgaacacaaaatttgacaacgaacactaccatccacaggaaaaatttcgtcgagcacaacatgttcgtcgaacatgctcgcctgtggatgggcccctttagcgtcgaagtggaacggtggaattggaacacagcaacgaatattttgtttttcaattatttccgtatttagccactaaatttaatcaaataaacaatagaattgttaagaattgaataaactattgttttttcttactttgagcGGGTTCTTCACTCTTTAAGtagcttaaaaatggggttgaaAAATTGCCCCTACACTGTATTGAGCATTATCTCAGAaataagaggatgcgccaataagCGCGATACACCAGCTTATAGCCCGTTCTTTTGAGAATatgccctgaaaatttcattaaaatcgttCCCTACGTTTTGCAGCAAATCGACTAAAAGTGGACCAACCCGGCTAACAGCCCATACAAAAATgaccccaaaaaattgtttttaaaattgtgaagctccaagaggatgcgccaatatgcacggtagtggagtcgatgtaggaccttttcaagtatatatggaccaaaaatcatacaaatcgttcccacagattttgagaaaatcgaATTACAGTTTCCCATATAATTTGAACTAATAAGAGGAGCGCCAACCAGTGAACCGGAACCAGTCCgcaaaaagttcattgaactagtttaaaaatactatatggcTCTGTTagacttattaagtccttcacagaggatgcgccattatgcacggtataccgttgaaaagcttattttatacAGAACATTAAAagacaacttttatttaaatcgctcccacagatttaaagaaatcaagtcccgaaaatttcagaccctgattcaccaacactggccattaacagcatcacatatttctgcgctgcctaacacggcgctagccgttatggaatttgaatgcccccctagctttttttaaagaggatgcgccattatgcacggtataccacgagaaagctaatttttagcccgttcgaatggtaccagtgccattaaaatccttcccacagatttttagaaatcaagtcccgaaattttcgggacctggtttgccaatactggccattatcatttttccgtgtttgcacgctgcacaacacggcagccgccattatctatgtttgcctttttttaaagaggatgcgccattatgcacggtataccacgagaaagctaatttttagcccgttcgaatggtaccagtgccattaaaatccttcccacagattttagaaatcaagtcccgaaattttcgggacctggtttgccaatactggccattatcatttttccgtgtttgcacgctgcacaacacggcagccgccattatctatgtttgcctttttttaaagaggatgcgccattatgcacggtataccacgagaaagctaatttttagcccgttcgaatggtaccagtgccattaaaatccttcccacagatttttagaaatcaagtcccgaaattttcgggacctggtttgccaatactggccattatcatttttccgtgtttgcacgctgcacaacacggcagccgccattatctatgtttgcctttttttaaagaggatgcgccattatgcacggtataccacgagaaagctaatttttagcccgttcgaatggtaccagtgccattaaaatccttcccacagatttttagaaatcaagtcccgaaattttcgggacctggtttgccaatactggccattatcatttttccgtgtgcgcgctgcacaacacggcagccgccattatctatgtttgcctttttttaaagaggatgcgccattatgcacggtataccacgagaaagctaatttttagcccgttcgaatggtaccagtgccattaaaatccttcccacagatttttagaaatcaagtcccgaaattttcgggacctggtttgccaatactggccattatcatttttccgtgtttgcacgctgcacaacacggcagccgccattatctatgtttgcctttttttaaagaggatgcgccattatgcacggtataccacgagaaagctaatttttagcccgttcgaatggtaccagtgccattaaaatccttcccacagatttttagaaatcaagtcccgaaattttcgggacctggtttgccaatactggccattatcattttcccgggttttgacgctgcacaacacggcagccgccattatctatgtttgcctttttttaaagaggatgcgccattatgcacggtataccacgagaaagctaatttttagcccgttcgaatggtaccagtgccattaaaatccttcccacagatttttagaaatcaagtcccgaaattttcgggacctggtttgccaatactggccattatcattttcccgggttttgacgctgcacaacacggcagccgccattatctatgtttgccttttttaaagaggatgcgccattatgcacggtataccacgagaaagctaatttttagcccgttcgaatggtaccagtgccattaaaatccttcccacagatttttagaaatcaagtcccgaaattttcgggacctggtttgccaatactggccattatcattttcccgggttttgacgctgcacaacacggcagccgccattatctatgtttgccttttttaaagaggatgcgccattatgcacggtataccacgagaaagctaatttttagcccgttcgaatggtaccagtgccattaaaatccttcccacagatttttagaaatcaagtcccgaaattttcgggacctggtttgccaatactggccattatcatttttccgtgtttgcacgctgcacaacacggcagccgccattatctatgtttgccttttttacAAGAGTATGctccattatgcacggtataccacgagaaagctaatttttagcccgttctgaatggtaccagtgccattaaaatccttcccacagatttttagaaatcaagtcccgaaatttctggacctggtttgccaatactggccattatcattttcccgggttttgacgctgcacaacacggcagccgccattatctatgtttgccttttttaaagaggatgcgccattatgcacggtataccacgagaaagctaatttttagcccgttctgaatggtaccagtgccattaaaatccttcccacagatttttagaaatcaagtcccgaaattttcgggacctggtttgccaatactggccattatcattttcccgggttttgacgctgcacaacacggcagccgccattatctatgtttgccttttttaaagaagatgcgccattatgcacggtataccacgagaaagctaattttagcccgttcgaatggtaccagtgccattaaaatccttcccacagatttttagaaatcaagtcccgaaattttcgggacctggttttccaatactggccattatcattttcccgtgTTTggacgctgcacaacacggcagccgccattatctatgtttgccttttttaaagaggatgcgccattatgcacggtataccacgagaaagctaatttttagcccgttctgaatggtaccagtgccattaaaatccttcccacagatttttagaaatcaagtcccgaaattttcgggacctggtttgccaatactggctattatcatttttccgtgtttgcacgctgcacaacacggcagccgccattatctatgtttgcctttttaaagaggatgcgccattatgcacggtataccacgagaaagctaatttttagcccgttcgaatggtaccagtgccattaaaatccttcccacagatttttagaaatcaagtcccgaaattttcgggacctggtttgccaatactggccattatcatttttccgtgtttgcacgctgcacaacacggcagccgccattatctatgtttgccttttttaaagaggatgcgccattatgcacggtataccacgagaaagctaatttttagcccgttcgaatggtaccagtgccattaaaatccttcccacagatttttagaaatcaagtcccgaaattttcgggacctggtttgccaatactggccattatcattttcccgggttttgacgctgcacaacacggcagccgccattatccGTCCAGAAAGGAAGGGAGTGTGCAAAGTtccaagtcgatagctttaaaactgagtgACTAACTGATGTTTAGGGCACTTTGATCCAAAATAAAGTcctatatagaaaataaaccAAACTAAGAAATTGTGTTTGAACAGGATTAGTGTTGCGAATAGACGCattattgtttaaaaagtTATGCAAAATGATTTTTGAGTATTTACCAAAATGacaatttaacaagaaaggacgcTATAAACTAGTTTCCCATCATTACAGCATTATAGGAATCTCCATGATATATggcatggctatatcgactcggcagttgatgctgatcaagaatatatacatatactttatggggtccttctctatgttacatacattgcCACGACTACAATATCCCCTTGTACTCTAGGAGTACCGAGTATACAAATtcaacaaattgaaaattcgtgTCTTTTTTCGTAGCTCTGCTTTCGTTACACGGCTCATGTGATGGCTGACTTCATTTGGGGCATCGATGCTGGCACGTTTACCCGACCCGAGCAGCCAAACAAGATCCAATATATGGCTACCAGATGGACCAGCTACGCCTTCTATATGATTTCGTGGTTCATGGCCACCATAGTAGCTCCAGGGATTCGCCTGCTGTTGAAATTCCGCTTCTACCCCAAAGGCACGGCAGGGTTGGTCTCGAACTTCACCCAGCACCCAACCGAACCGCGCCTGCAAAGTCGTAAAAACTCCAGCCGAACGCATTATCTCTCCCATTTACTCCAACTTCGTGAGCAGAAACAGGCCACCCACGACGATCTGGTAGGTCACGCTCTGACGGTTCTGCTCGATGGTTACGACACTACCGGAACGGCCTCCTTCATGCACTGTATTACGTATGTGGTTGCATTGACTTCCGATAGGAATTATTATACTTTTCATATTAAATACACTCTTTAGTTGGCGGAAAGTCCTGCAGCTCAACAAAAGCTGCGCACGGAAATCTTTTCTAGCTTGGATGAAGAAAAGAGCATCGATTTTGACAAACTTTGCGGCCTACCCTATTTAGAGCAAGTCGTCTATGGTCAGTTGTTTacctaatttattatttaaatttatttcaattaaatttggtTGGCAAGAAGAGGAAAGCAAATTCAAAATGTATACAGTCTTTATTAAGAGGCCTAAAATAAAACGTTCTTTACAAAAGAACCTCAAATTGTAGTCCTCTATTCCATGCAAGATCCTGCAACACCCTCGAGGTGATGTTCTGATCTACAATGGTTTATAATGACTCATTTTGGTATTGCTTGTCTTCATATCTGAGCAATATTTCTTATTTGGTATGCTGCATCGTACCCATCACTCCATCTGTGAAAATACATCCGATATTTTCAGTATATATGTAGTATGTATGTCAATAGAAACTCGGCTATGCCcgagttagctttcctttcttgttttaagtgactatatattttatatttattactaGAATCCCTTCTGACTTAGCAGCTTGATACCACAATACACGAAAGTTTGCACAACTTCCACGGATATTAAGCTAAGCGAGCTCAAAAATATCCGAGTGGAGAAGGGCATTACGATCATGATACCCAATTATCAGTTCCATCAtgacgaaaaatatttttccgacCCCGAAGACTTTAGACCAGAACGATTTGATAACGGGGCTTATCAGGAGCTCATGCGAAAAGGAATATTCCTGCCCTTCAGTGATGGCCCCTGTGTTTGTAtgggtaaataaataaagtataCTTTAAAGAGTATAATCGTTAATATGATAACCATATTTTTTCCGTTCTTTTTTCCTTTAAACCTTCTAGGGATTCGGCTGGCTCTATTGGCATTAAAATCCGCActgttttatattatatgcAACTTTTATGTGGTGCGGAAAACAGAGCGATTGATCCCCAGGGAGACTCAGGTTTCGGCGTTGTACTACAAGGGGACATCAATTTGGAATATCGACGAGTTTTCCGATGAGGACCATCAATAATGTTTTATATTATCATTACGATTCctgatgaaataaaaatatatacatatgtttggaaataaataattcgcTATTTGAAATAAACAACATGAATGATAAGCCAGTCGAATGCATAGATTGCTTGGAAATCACAACCACAATACTTACCTCTCCAACAAACAACACCAGCAAGAAAATATAATCTTATCACATTCGAGAGTTGaacgaaaattaaaaacttataaaACAGATTGTACTGGTGTAAGGTTAAGATTATTAAGAGAGAGGTGTACAATGTATTTTATTCTCTTGGGAGCTTTGATAGGCCTTACCAAACACACTTACTGGCAGTAGCTAACAGAACTCGGTGGGGACTGATCTGATCACTTTTGACCAACAATGTGGACTGCAGTGGCTGTGCTTTTGGCCTTCATTCATGTTTCCTTCGCCGTTGTCTATATATACTTGACCTGGTATCACAAGTATTGGGAAAAGCGGGGGCTTTGACCGCTGAACCTTTAACTATTTTGGGAACTTATCCTGGAATCCTAGTCAACAAGAGTCGCAGTTTCATTCTAGACGTTCAGGATGTGTACGAGTAAGTGTCCATTTTTTACTTCGTTTTGTCATCGAAAATTTAGTAAGAATCTGTAAAATATACATTAGTTTCGGTTTATAATCATTCAATAAATAACAGCTGTTTATAATTGCTCATATCTTTCTTGAAATTTGGGTCAGCTGAGAAAATTTTATtaggtattatttttatactctGTAGTCCTAGATCACAAGGATTTTTGCAGGCGAAACACCTGGGTATTTTTCGGTCCCTTAAGTAGACCATACCTGCCACCCATAAATATGGTCAATTAAGTAAAAGGGTAACTTTTAAAGATTAGCTGTTCTTCCTTgtttaagttattttaaagGTTTGAAAAGGTGAAATGGTGAGGATGgtcaaaagtttatttattttttattatttttttatttattattctttcATTATAAAACAACTTAAATTAATAGGTACCATTATACATGCAATGTTGAGCTCGTTTAGTAGGTGCTTGACTAGTAAATTTGAGTGGCCTGATCTTTTAAAGCATACCCTACTTTGTGCACCATCAGGTCCTTTTTCAAGTTCGCTCTGCGCTTGTACCATGGCCTCAGGTTTTTGGTTTGAATAATTcgaatattttccaaattagaTTTTGATGGAATGCCGAATAGCAGTCCATAATGCTATGAGGGAGCAATTACCGCTTTGTATATTAAAAGCTTGTTTCGTAGGGATAACTTGTTCCGACTATTAAGAAGCCGTCTTAGTTTCTTCAGCTTTGGCCTTTGTAATGGATACTATGTGTGTTCGGAAGTTTTGCTGATTGTTTAAATAAGCCCCGTGGTACTTGTAACCTGCTACATAGGGCAGTTTGTGGCTTAGAAGAAATACCTCAGGACAGGATTGGGGACGGAGGGCTTTGGACACAGCATTTGGAGGGatctgtttttcttttaagaaTCGAAAAGTTTGTAGAAGTACGTTCATAAATCAAACATGGTTGGATAGAACTCAAATCAAATGTATTTCCCTGAGATTCAGAGAAGATCTATGTTATTTCAGCAAGTACAAAGGCAAGTACCGCGCAGTAGGCACCTTCATTACCAGGCAACCTCAACTGTTGATTTTGGATCCAGCTTTGGCCCATGAGATCCTGGTGGACAAGTTCAGCCACTTCCGGGACACGATTACCAGCAGTTTCGTGGGCCACAATCCGGATGACAAGTACGTGAGAAGATCCCTGTTCTTCACCACTGGCGAGGAGTGGAAGCGGCTGCGCACCGAAAGGGGGGCAGGACTAACGCCCAACTGACTGAGGATGGCCTACAAAATTTGGGAGCAGAGTGGTCGTAGGCTAGTCGAATACATTGAACGGGCTAGGCAGGAGAAGGGCGACGTTATCGAGACCAGAGATGTGAGtacaaaataatcaaaaaaaataaagacaagGTTTTTATAATTAGCTGGCCTATCGCTTCACGGCCACTACCATGGCCGACTTCATCTGGGGCATTGACGCCAACTCACTAAGTGGAAAAGTCGGAGAGGAGGCAGTGTTTCAGAAAACCTCCACAGACTGGACAGCGAGTGCTTTCAGCTCTATAATGAAGTTCAACAAGTCCCTGGTGGCACCGTTCCTGCGCAATTTTTTAGGAATGCGATTCTTTCTCAAGACTACGGATGAGTTCTTCCTACAGCTGACCCAGGACGCAGTGAAGCTGCGGCAAAGTGGCAGCGGCGAAGGCCGCTCGGATTACCTGTCCCACTTGATTCAGTTACAGCAACGCGGCAATACCATCCACGACTCTGTGGGCCATGCTCTCACGGTCCACCTGGACGGATACGAAACATCCGGAGCAGTGCTCTATCACATGTTATATTCGGTCAGTTAATTTCATTATATGCGGATCAGTGTAACCATTAATAGCGTATTGCTCTTATCAGCTCAGCGAGAACATTGAAGAGCAGGAAAAGCTGCGCTCGGAAATTTTAGAAGCCCTGGCCC
The Drosophila bipectinata strain 14024-0381.07 chromosome 3R, DbipHiC1v2, whole genome shotgun sequence DNA segment above includes these coding regions:
- the LOC138926625 gene encoding probable cytochrome P450 309a1, whose translation is MWTAVAVLLAFIHVSFAVVYIYLTWYHKYWEKRGALTAEPLTILGTYPGILVNKSRSFILDVQDVYDKYKGKYRAVGTFITRQPQLLILDPALAHEILVDKFSHFRDTITSSFVGHNPDDKYVRRSPFFTTGEEWKRLRTENGAGLTPNRLRMAYKIWEQSGRRLVEYIERARQEKGDVIETRDLAYRFTATTMADFIWGIDANSLSGKVGEEAVFQKTSTDWTASAFSSIMKFNKSLVAPFLRNFLGMRFFLKTTDEFFLQLTQDAVKLRQSGSGEGRSDYLSHLIQLQQRGNTIHDSVGHALTVHLDGYETSGAVLYHMLYSLSENIEEQEKLRSEILEALALNESISYEQINSLPYLDQCFNESLRLVTPIGFFMRICTKDVQIDLGNGNSINLEPGISVMVPAYQYHHDDAFYPAASEFRPERFADGAASVFNKRGMFLPFGDGPRICLGMRVGQLTVKTAILNIISNYLVEQTKKVPLGADTGMGIFLNGDVELKYTKLGN
- the LOC138926477 gene encoding probable cytochrome P450 309a2, producing MHGSGVDLCFRYTAHVMADFIWGIDAGTFTRPEQPNKIQYMATRWTSYAFYMISWFMATIVAPGIRLLLKFRFYPKGTAGLVSNFTQHPTEPRLQSRKNSSRTHYLSHLLQLREQKQATHDDLVGHALTVLLDGYDTTGTASFMHCITWRKVLQLNKSCARKSFLAWMKKRASILTNFAAYPI